One genomic segment of Cottoperca gobio chromosome 21, fCotGob3.1, whole genome shotgun sequence includes these proteins:
- the rbm44 gene encoding RNA-binding protein 44 isoform X2 encodes MTRQQTVWPGWPSYTYLPREYAGVLVPSLQVAPCFYDMVIKNPSPNENRKFLLDCSVFDLVDGHKYLALTDPKLLGWYLCLTPEDRKIIQDDGGFHQFLQRHPALQLSLHHVYVKYNIPSVIPAQPTVTSNRPTHVPHCLNSFVFRFPTSGAMKCRSEMPHTHLDLERLTNVRETLTLLGCNSSGDGSQKHLYEKICHSKDLLHLQDGFQTAFSSPSQGSSHLYEHRPPRQRSSSSAAVCKDPAALANVSLDMDLERSGRGGKPELRSPIARPQGQSANFTCAEVSPVQSEWQKTIESGSSPEYYGLHSIQMDASQNNERSIIQPVELEQVRSPLVEENTKEACEDHMVCGDEYTADNDEASLSFADQSDNFHSIMENDQSILSCLTSEDVKAQNKELHSDGEAQAACSDTLNAVIKMNTADRCTSPMPCVTTCDSMVGTERALCTSAVTQTEDPETADKHVITEVHMADLDYLTEEFIKLKITQDEVREQKEKSSGCKVRKDCDCVQRAQQAELCLVALQYSMCRQHCSTLYYTSAEGGQLTPMPKNPPANVVRVLQKLESDYNQMRDKILGGVRLQQLKPLSVDSEKIITGTSYVPAQIIGDVLANVPSWRSEEPQKHNPSSGEENGCPDDQSRIACQQSHSQEKQIKKKNSKAGRALTLVPKYRDAIRNSHKPEEKQTTAACEAWYDAEEDLEPAGPAGPAETGQEQTVFAKDPNNKSAGEEVKSSVLCVSNLPSDVTESDVMLWFEKHQASEVNVCCLENDLSVAIVMLNGPQSAEAAVKELNGCSMRGHTLHVEHFNRAIGESQASATISGPEGAKPHATKTASNSPEGKLISQAPLGSSMKNRKVVCISPAAKGTCVPQHYATMGSFDTLMTELTQRHPDVARQRIVDALMELKATQQGVLSGLPLRTIREMTSELLTRPASAAQI; translated from the exons ATGACAAGACAACAG ACTGTTTGGCCTGGCTGGCCCTCATACACTTATTTGCCTCGTGAGTATGCGGGCGTGTTGGTGCCGTCGttgcaggtggcaccttgtttTTACGATATGGTGATAAAAAATCCAAGTCCAA ACGAAAACAGGAAGTTCTTACTGGACTG TTCTGTATTTGATTTGGTGGATGGTCATAAGTATCTCGCCTTAACTGACCCAAAGCTGCTGGGTTGGTATCTCTGTTTGACTCCAGAGGACAGAAAGATCATACAAG ATGACGGAGGGTTTCATCAGTTCCTGCAAAGACATCCCGCCCTACAACTGTCTCTGCATCATGTTTATGTGAAGT ATAACATTCCAAGTGTCATACCTGCCCAGCCAACCGTGACCTCCAACAGGCCTACACATGTCCCACA TTGTTTGaattcttttgttttcagatttCCAACATCCGGAGCAATGAAGTGCAGATCTG AAATGCCCCATACACATCTAGACTTGGAGCGGCTTACCAATGTGAGGGAGACTTTAACGCTGCTTGGCTGTAACAGCAGCGGGGATGGATCACAAAAACATCTCTATGAGAAAATCTGCCACAGCAAAGACCTACTCCACCTGCAAGACGGCTTCCAAACAGCCTTCAGCAGCCCCTCACAG GGTTCATCGCATCTATACGAACACAGGCCACCACGGCAGAGGTCCAGCAGCAGCGCAGCTGTGTGCAAGGATCCAGCAGCCCTTGCAAACGTCTCTCTGGACATGGATCTGGAACGAAGCGGGCGGGGGGGAAAGCCTGAGCTCCGGAGCCCGATCGCAAGGCCACAAGGCCAGAGTGCTAACTTCACATGTGCTGAAGTCAGTCCAGTACA GTCAGAATGGCAGAAAACAATTGAGAGCGGCTCGTCTCCTGAGTACTACGGCCTTCACAGTATTCAAATGGATGCTTCACAGAACAATGAAAGAAGCATTATCCAGCCAGTGGAGCTCGAACAGGTCCGCTCTCCTCTGGTTgaggaaaacacaaaggaaGCGTGTGAGGATCACATGGTCTGTGGTGATGAGTACACTGCAGATAATGATGAAGCTAGCTTAAGCTTTGCAGATCAGAGTGACAACTTCCATAGCATCATGGAGAACGATCAGAGCATACTTTCCTGTCTGACCAGCGAAGATGTGAAAGCACAGAACAAAGAGCTTCACTCAGATGGTGAAGCCCAGGCAGCCTGCAGTGACACCTTGAACGCTGTCATCAAGATGAACACTGCAGATAGGTGCACCTCCCCTATGCCCTGCGTTACTACATGTGACAGTATGGTTGGCACTGAGCGGGCACTGTGCACGTCAGCTGTCACCCAAACTGAGGATCCAGAAACAGCTGACAAGCATGTCATCACTGAAGTCCACATGGCAGATCTGGACTATCTCACTGAG GAATTTATTAAACTCAAGATTACTCAAGATGAAGtgagagagcagaaagagaaaag TTCGGGTTGTAAAGTGAGAAAGGATTGTGACTGTGTCCAGCGTGCTCAGCAGGCAGAGCTGTGCCTCGTGGCCCTGCAGTACAGCATGTGCAGACAGCACTGCTCGACTCTGTACTATACCTCTGCTGAGGGAGGCCAGCTCACCCCAAT GCCAAAGAACCCTCCTGCAAATGTTGTACGTGTTCTGCAAAAACTGGAATCTGACTATAATCAGATGAGGGATAAGATCCTGGGCGGCGTCCGTCTGCAGCAACTTAAGCCTCTATCTGTTGATTCTGAGAAGATCATCACGGGGACAAGTTACGTCCCCGCACAG ATCATCGGTGATGTGCTGGCAAATGTTCCATCTTG GAGATCCGAGGAGCCACAGAAACATAATCCATCATCAGGGGAAGAAAATGGATGTCCCGATGATCAAAGCAGAATCGCCTGTCAG CAGAGTCACAGTCaggaaaaacagataaagaagaagaacagcaaaGCAGGGAGAGCCCTCACTCTTGTTCCCAAGTATAGAGACGCTATTCGTAACTCACACAAGCCAGAAGAAAAGCAGACCA CAGCTGCATGCGAGGCTTGGTACGATGCTGAAGAAGACCTGGAGCCTGCCGGACCTGCAGGACCTGCTGAGACGGGACAGGAGCAAACAGTGTTTGCAAAAGATCCGAACAATA AATCAGCCGGTGAGGAGGTGAAAAGCTCCGTACTCTGTGTGTCCAACCTCCCCAGTGATGTGACAGAG AGTGATGTGATGCTGTGGTTTGAGAAACACCAGGCCTCTGAAGTCAACGTCTGCTGTCTAGAGAATGATTTGAG CGTTGCCATAGTGATGTTAAATGGACCCCAATCTGCCGAGGCTGCAGTGAAGGAGCTGAATGGCTGCAGCATGCGAGGCCATACTTTACATGTGGAGCACTTCAACAGAGCCATTGGGGAGAGCCAGGCCTCGGCCACCATCAGCGGGCCTGAGGGCGCCAAACCACACGCCACCAAGACGGCCTCCAACAGCCCTGAAGGAAAG CTGATAAGTCAGGCACCACTTGGCTCCAGCATGAAGAACAGGAAGGTGGTCTGCATCTCCCCCGCAGCAAAGGGAACCTGCGTGCCCCAACACTACGCCACCATGGGCAGCTTCGACACCCTGATGACGGAGCTGACGCAGCGCCACCCAGACGTTGCAAGGCAGAGGATTGTGGATGCTCTGATGGAGCTGAAGGCGACGCAGCAGGGCGTCCTCAGCGGCCTGCCGCTTAGGACCATCAGGGAGATGACGTCCGAGCTGCTGACCAGGCCGGCGAGTGCCGCGCAGATATGA
- the rbm44 gene encoding RNA-binding protein 44 isoform X5, producing the protein MKRQQTVWPGWPSYTYLPREYAGVLVPSLQVAPCFYDMVIKNPSPNENRKFLLDCSVFDLVDGHKYLALTDPKLLGWYLCLTPEDRKIIQDDGGFHQFLQRHPALQLSLHHVYVKYNIPSVIPAQPTVTSNRPTHVPHCLNSFVFRFPTSGAMKCRSEMPHTHLDLERLTNVRETLTLLGCNSSGDGSQKHLYEKICHSKDLLHLQDGFQTAFSSPSQGSSHLYEHRPPRQRSSSSAAVCKDPAALANVSLDMDLERSGRGGKPELRSPIARPQGQSANFTCAEVSPVQSEWQKTIESGSSPEYYGLHSIQMDASQNNERSIIQPVELEQVRSPLVEENTKEACEDHMVCGDEYTADNDEASLSFADQSDNFHSIMENDQSILSCLTSEDVKAQNKELHSDGEAQAACSDTLNAVIKMNTADRCTSPMPCVTTCDSMVGTERALCTSAVTQTEDPETADKHVITEVHMADLDYLTEEFIKLKITQDEVREQKEKSSGCKVRKDCDCVQRAQQAELCLVALQYSMCRQHCSTLYYTSAEGGQLTPMPKNPPANVVRVLQKLESDYNQMRDKILGGVRLQQLKPLSVDSEKIITGTSYVPAQIIGDVLANVPSWRSEEPQKHNPSSGEENGCPDDQSRIACQSHSQEKQIKKKNSKAGRALTLVPKYRDAIRNSHKPEEKQTTACEAWYDAEEDLEPAGPAGPAETGQEQTVFAKDPNNKSAGEEVKSSVLCVSNLPSDVTESDVMLWFEKHQASEVNVCCLENDLSVAIVMLNGPQSAEAAVKELNGCSMRGHTLHVEHFNRAIGESQASATISGPEGAKPHATKTASNSPEGKLISQAPLGSSMKNRKVVCISPAAKGTCVPQHYATMGSFDTLMTELTQRHPDVARQRIVDALMELKATQQGVLSGLPLRTIREMTSELLTRPASAAQI; encoded by the exons atgaaaagacaacaG ACTGTTTGGCCTGGCTGGCCCTCATACACTTATTTGCCTCGTGAGTATGCGGGCGTGTTGGTGCCGTCGttgcaggtggcaccttgtttTTACGATATGGTGATAAAAAATCCAAGTCCAA ACGAAAACAGGAAGTTCTTACTGGACTG TTCTGTATTTGATTTGGTGGATGGTCATAAGTATCTCGCCTTAACTGACCCAAAGCTGCTGGGTTGGTATCTCTGTTTGACTCCAGAGGACAGAAAGATCATACAAG ATGACGGAGGGTTTCATCAGTTCCTGCAAAGACATCCCGCCCTACAACTGTCTCTGCATCATGTTTATGTGAAGT ATAACATTCCAAGTGTCATACCTGCCCAGCCAACCGTGACCTCCAACAGGCCTACACATGTCCCACA TTGTTTGaattcttttgttttcagatttCCAACATCCGGAGCAATGAAGTGCAGATCTG AAATGCCCCATACACATCTAGACTTGGAGCGGCTTACCAATGTGAGGGAGACTTTAACGCTGCTTGGCTGTAACAGCAGCGGGGATGGATCACAAAAACATCTCTATGAGAAAATCTGCCACAGCAAAGACCTACTCCACCTGCAAGACGGCTTCCAAACAGCCTTCAGCAGCCCCTCACAG GGTTCATCGCATCTATACGAACACAGGCCACCACGGCAGAGGTCCAGCAGCAGCGCAGCTGTGTGCAAGGATCCAGCAGCCCTTGCAAACGTCTCTCTGGACATGGATCTGGAACGAAGCGGGCGGGGGGGAAAGCCTGAGCTCCGGAGCCCGATCGCAAGGCCACAAGGCCAGAGTGCTAACTTCACATGTGCTGAAGTCAGTCCAGTACA GTCAGAATGGCAGAAAACAATTGAGAGCGGCTCGTCTCCTGAGTACTACGGCCTTCACAGTATTCAAATGGATGCTTCACAGAACAATGAAAGAAGCATTATCCAGCCAGTGGAGCTCGAACAGGTCCGCTCTCCTCTGGTTgaggaaaacacaaaggaaGCGTGTGAGGATCACATGGTCTGTGGTGATGAGTACACTGCAGATAATGATGAAGCTAGCTTAAGCTTTGCAGATCAGAGTGACAACTTCCATAGCATCATGGAGAACGATCAGAGCATACTTTCCTGTCTGACCAGCGAAGATGTGAAAGCACAGAACAAAGAGCTTCACTCAGATGGTGAAGCCCAGGCAGCCTGCAGTGACACCTTGAACGCTGTCATCAAGATGAACACTGCAGATAGGTGCACCTCCCCTATGCCCTGCGTTACTACATGTGACAGTATGGTTGGCACTGAGCGGGCACTGTGCACGTCAGCTGTCACCCAAACTGAGGATCCAGAAACAGCTGACAAGCATGTCATCACTGAAGTCCACATGGCAGATCTGGACTATCTCACTGAG GAATTTATTAAACTCAAGATTACTCAAGATGAAGtgagagagcagaaagagaaaag TTCGGGTTGTAAAGTGAGAAAGGATTGTGACTGTGTCCAGCGTGCTCAGCAGGCAGAGCTGTGCCTCGTGGCCCTGCAGTACAGCATGTGCAGACAGCACTGCTCGACTCTGTACTATACCTCTGCTGAGGGAGGCCAGCTCACCCCAAT GCCAAAGAACCCTCCTGCAAATGTTGTACGTGTTCTGCAAAAACTGGAATCTGACTATAATCAGATGAGGGATAAGATCCTGGGCGGCGTCCGTCTGCAGCAACTTAAGCCTCTATCTGTTGATTCTGAGAAGATCATCACGGGGACAAGTTACGTCCCCGCACAG ATCATCGGTGATGTGCTGGCAAATGTTCCATCTTG GAGATCCGAGGAGCCACAGAAACATAATCCATCATCAGGGGAAGAAAATGGATGTCCCGATGATCAAAGCAGAATCGCCTGTCAG AGTCACAGTCaggaaaaacagataaagaagaagaacagcaaaGCAGGGAGAGCCCTCACTCTTGTTCCCAAGTATAGAGACGCTATTCGTAACTCACACAAGCCAGAAGAAAAGCAGACCA CTGCATGCGAGGCTTGGTACGATGCTGAAGAAGACCTGGAGCCTGCCGGACCTGCAGGACCTGCTGAGACGGGACAGGAGCAAACAGTGTTTGCAAAAGATCCGAACAATA AATCAGCCGGTGAGGAGGTGAAAAGCTCCGTACTCTGTGTGTCCAACCTCCCCAGTGATGTGACAGAG AGTGATGTGATGCTGTGGTTTGAGAAACACCAGGCCTCTGAAGTCAACGTCTGCTGTCTAGAGAATGATTTGAG CGTTGCCATAGTGATGTTAAATGGACCCCAATCTGCCGAGGCTGCAGTGAAGGAGCTGAATGGCTGCAGCATGCGAGGCCATACTTTACATGTGGAGCACTTCAACAGAGCCATTGGGGAGAGCCAGGCCTCGGCCACCATCAGCGGGCCTGAGGGCGCCAAACCACACGCCACCAAGACGGCCTCCAACAGCCCTGAAGGAAAG CTGATAAGTCAGGCACCACTTGGCTCCAGCATGAAGAACAGGAAGGTGGTCTGCATCTCCCCCGCAGCAAAGGGAACCTGCGTGCCCCAACACTACGCCACCATGGGCAGCTTCGACACCCTGATGACGGAGCTGACGCAGCGCCACCCAGACGTTGCAAGGCAGAGGATTGTGGATGCTCTGATGGAGCTGAAGGCGACGCAGCAGGGCGTCCTCAGCGGCCTGCCGCTTAGGACCATCAGGGAGATGACGTCCGAGCTGCTGACCAGGCCGGCGAGTGCCGCGCAGATATGA
- the rbm44 gene encoding RNA-binding protein 44 isoform X4, which yields MKRQQTVWPGWPSYTYLPREYAGVLVPSLQVAPCFYDMVIKNPSPNENRKFLLDCSVFDLVDGHKYLALTDPKLLGWYLCLTPEDRKIIQDDGGFHQFLQRHPALQLSLHHVYVKYNIPSVIPAQPTVTSNRPTHVPHCLNSFVFRFPTSGAMKCRSEMPHTHLDLERLTNVRETLTLLGCNSSGDGSQKHLYEKICHSKDLLHLQDGFQTAFSSPSQGSSHLYEHRPPRQRSSSSAAVCKDPAALANVSLDMDLERSGRGGKPELRSPIARPQGQSANFTCAEVSPVQSEWQKTIESGSSPEYYGLHSIQMDASQNNERSIIQPVELEQVRSPLVEENTKEACEDHMVCGDEYTADNDEASLSFADQSDNFHSIMENDQSILSCLTSEDVKAQNKELHSDGEAQAACSDTLNAVIKMNTADRCTSPMPCVTTCDSMVGTERALCTSAVTQTEDPETADKHVITEVHMADLDYLTEEFIKLKITQDEVREQKEKSSGCKVRKDCDCVQRAQQAELCLVALQYSMCRQHCSTLYYTSAEGGQLTPMPKNPPANVVRVLQKLESDYNQMRDKILGGVRLQQLKPLSVDSEKIITGTSYVPAQIIGDVLANVPSWRSEEPQKHNPSSGEENGCPDDQSRIACQQSHSQEKQIKKKNSKAGRALTLVPKYRDAIRNSHKPEEKQTTACEAWYDAEEDLEPAGPAGPAETGQEQTVFAKDPNNKSAGEEVKSSVLCVSNLPSDVTESDVMLWFEKHQASEVNVCCLENDLSVAIVMLNGPQSAEAAVKELNGCSMRGHTLHVEHFNRAIGESQASATISGPEGAKPHATKTASNSPEGKLISQAPLGSSMKNRKVVCISPAAKGTCVPQHYATMGSFDTLMTELTQRHPDVARQRIVDALMELKATQQGVLSGLPLRTIREMTSELLTRPASAAQI from the exons atgaaaagacaacaG ACTGTTTGGCCTGGCTGGCCCTCATACACTTATTTGCCTCGTGAGTATGCGGGCGTGTTGGTGCCGTCGttgcaggtggcaccttgtttTTACGATATGGTGATAAAAAATCCAAGTCCAA ACGAAAACAGGAAGTTCTTACTGGACTG TTCTGTATTTGATTTGGTGGATGGTCATAAGTATCTCGCCTTAACTGACCCAAAGCTGCTGGGTTGGTATCTCTGTTTGACTCCAGAGGACAGAAAGATCATACAAG ATGACGGAGGGTTTCATCAGTTCCTGCAAAGACATCCCGCCCTACAACTGTCTCTGCATCATGTTTATGTGAAGT ATAACATTCCAAGTGTCATACCTGCCCAGCCAACCGTGACCTCCAACAGGCCTACACATGTCCCACA TTGTTTGaattcttttgttttcagatttCCAACATCCGGAGCAATGAAGTGCAGATCTG AAATGCCCCATACACATCTAGACTTGGAGCGGCTTACCAATGTGAGGGAGACTTTAACGCTGCTTGGCTGTAACAGCAGCGGGGATGGATCACAAAAACATCTCTATGAGAAAATCTGCCACAGCAAAGACCTACTCCACCTGCAAGACGGCTTCCAAACAGCCTTCAGCAGCCCCTCACAG GGTTCATCGCATCTATACGAACACAGGCCACCACGGCAGAGGTCCAGCAGCAGCGCAGCTGTGTGCAAGGATCCAGCAGCCCTTGCAAACGTCTCTCTGGACATGGATCTGGAACGAAGCGGGCGGGGGGGAAAGCCTGAGCTCCGGAGCCCGATCGCAAGGCCACAAGGCCAGAGTGCTAACTTCACATGTGCTGAAGTCAGTCCAGTACA GTCAGAATGGCAGAAAACAATTGAGAGCGGCTCGTCTCCTGAGTACTACGGCCTTCACAGTATTCAAATGGATGCTTCACAGAACAATGAAAGAAGCATTATCCAGCCAGTGGAGCTCGAACAGGTCCGCTCTCCTCTGGTTgaggaaaacacaaaggaaGCGTGTGAGGATCACATGGTCTGTGGTGATGAGTACACTGCAGATAATGATGAAGCTAGCTTAAGCTTTGCAGATCAGAGTGACAACTTCCATAGCATCATGGAGAACGATCAGAGCATACTTTCCTGTCTGACCAGCGAAGATGTGAAAGCACAGAACAAAGAGCTTCACTCAGATGGTGAAGCCCAGGCAGCCTGCAGTGACACCTTGAACGCTGTCATCAAGATGAACACTGCAGATAGGTGCACCTCCCCTATGCCCTGCGTTACTACATGTGACAGTATGGTTGGCACTGAGCGGGCACTGTGCACGTCAGCTGTCACCCAAACTGAGGATCCAGAAACAGCTGACAAGCATGTCATCACTGAAGTCCACATGGCAGATCTGGACTATCTCACTGAG GAATTTATTAAACTCAAGATTACTCAAGATGAAGtgagagagcagaaagagaaaag TTCGGGTTGTAAAGTGAGAAAGGATTGTGACTGTGTCCAGCGTGCTCAGCAGGCAGAGCTGTGCCTCGTGGCCCTGCAGTACAGCATGTGCAGACAGCACTGCTCGACTCTGTACTATACCTCTGCTGAGGGAGGCCAGCTCACCCCAAT GCCAAAGAACCCTCCTGCAAATGTTGTACGTGTTCTGCAAAAACTGGAATCTGACTATAATCAGATGAGGGATAAGATCCTGGGCGGCGTCCGTCTGCAGCAACTTAAGCCTCTATCTGTTGATTCTGAGAAGATCATCACGGGGACAAGTTACGTCCCCGCACAG ATCATCGGTGATGTGCTGGCAAATGTTCCATCTTG GAGATCCGAGGAGCCACAGAAACATAATCCATCATCAGGGGAAGAAAATGGATGTCCCGATGATCAAAGCAGAATCGCCTGTCAG CAGAGTCACAGTCaggaaaaacagataaagaagaagaacagcaaaGCAGGGAGAGCCCTCACTCTTGTTCCCAAGTATAGAGACGCTATTCGTAACTCACACAAGCCAGAAGAAAAGCAGACCA CTGCATGCGAGGCTTGGTACGATGCTGAAGAAGACCTGGAGCCTGCCGGACCTGCAGGACCTGCTGAGACGGGACAGGAGCAAACAGTGTTTGCAAAAGATCCGAACAATA AATCAGCCGGTGAGGAGGTGAAAAGCTCCGTACTCTGTGTGTCCAACCTCCCCAGTGATGTGACAGAG AGTGATGTGATGCTGTGGTTTGAGAAACACCAGGCCTCTGAAGTCAACGTCTGCTGTCTAGAGAATGATTTGAG CGTTGCCATAGTGATGTTAAATGGACCCCAATCTGCCGAGGCTGCAGTGAAGGAGCTGAATGGCTGCAGCATGCGAGGCCATACTTTACATGTGGAGCACTTCAACAGAGCCATTGGGGAGAGCCAGGCCTCGGCCACCATCAGCGGGCCTGAGGGCGCCAAACCACACGCCACCAAGACGGCCTCCAACAGCCCTGAAGGAAAG CTGATAAGTCAGGCACCACTTGGCTCCAGCATGAAGAACAGGAAGGTGGTCTGCATCTCCCCCGCAGCAAAGGGAACCTGCGTGCCCCAACACTACGCCACCATGGGCAGCTTCGACACCCTGATGACGGAGCTGACGCAGCGCCACCCAGACGTTGCAAGGCAGAGGATTGTGGATGCTCTGATGGAGCTGAAGGCGACGCAGCAGGGCGTCCTCAGCGGCCTGCCGCTTAGGACCATCAGGGAGATGACGTCCGAGCTGCTGACCAGGCCGGCGAGTGCCGCGCAGATATGA